The DNA window TGTCTACAAGGAAGGGCAACGTTGTCGCACTGGCAGATGTTTTAGACGCTGCAAAACGGTTAGCGGCTAAACAAATTTCCGAAAAAAATCCCGATTTAAAAAATGCTGATCAAGTAGCTGAAGAGGTTGGCGCTGGTGCAGTTGTTTTCAATGACTTGCAAAAAGATCGTCACCTAGCAATTGATTTTAATCTTGAAGAGATCGTCCAGTTCGAAGGCGATACAGGTCCTTACGTTCAATATACTCATGCCCGTGCGATGAGTATTTTAAGAAAATCCAAACAAACTGTTGATTCACAAACTGGTTTGATATTGGAGGATGATGAGGCTTGGATGATCGTTTCGAAACTGGCTAGTTATCCGGGAATCGTTCGTCGCGCCTGGCAGCTTCGTGAACCGAGCGTTGTTGCTAAATATCTGTTGCTTTTATCGCGTGATTTTAATTCCTATTATGCTCATACGAAAATTTTAGTTGACGATAGTGGCTTGAATTCGCGCTTGTATCTTGTGACTGCACTAAGCAAAATTTTGGAGGATGGTTTGAATTTGCTTGGTGTTCATGCACCTGATCAAATGTAATTTTGCAGAAAAAAAGTCAAAAACTGAAACTTTTGAATCAACGATTCCAACTAGTCCGCTGGGTAGTTTTGTTTGTCCTGTCGGTCTTTTTTGTTGGATCGATTTATTTGATTGCACAAGCTCAGATGGCTGATGTGGGTAAATTATCCGAGCAATTAGCCAAACCGACAGTTATTTATGATAAAAATGGTGCCCAAGCCGGTGAATTGGCCGATCAAAAAGGCAATCAAGTTAGTTTGACCAAGGTTTCAGCAAATTTGAAAAATGCAGTTTTGTCGACTGAAGATCGTAATTTTTATCATGAACATGGTTTTTCAATTAAAGGATATGCACGTGCAATTTGGCTTTTTTTAAGAAACAAATTAACAGGCCGCAACTATATTTCTGGTGGTGGCTCAACAATTACGGAACAATTAGCTAAAAATGCTTATTTGGGCCAGGAACAGACCATTTCTAGAAAATTTAAAGAATTGTATCTTGCGATTGAGATCGAAAAACACTATACAAAAGACCAAATTCTTTCAATGTATTTGAACTCTTCTTATTTTGGACACAATATTTATGGTGTTCAAGACGCTGCTGAAGGCTATTTTGGTGTATCCGCTGAAAATCTTTCAGTTTCGCAAGCAGCCTCGATCGCTGGTATGCTCGCAAATCCAACTTTATATGATCCGACGAGGTATTTACAATATGCAACCGCGCGGCGAGATACTGTTCTGCAGAATATGGTCGCAAATAAAAAACTGGCTCAGATTAATGCAACGAGTCTAGAAAAGTCGAAAATCGTTGCAAAAAATCCCAGCGTAAGCCACTCGACGAATTATCAGTATCCTTGGTTTTTTGATTCGGTTATTGACGAAGCAATTAGTAAATATCATTTGACTGAAACAGAAATCATGAACCGTGGTTATCAAATATATACAACGCTTGACCAGACTGACCAAAAAAATCTGCAAAATGACTACAATAATTCTTATCTTTTTCCAGTTGAAAATGATCAGTCTGCCTCAATCGCTTTGGACGCTAAAACGGGTGGTGTATTAGCGGTGATCGGCGGTCGTGGCAAACATATTTTTCGTGGATTCAATCGTGCCATTCAAGCCAGACGTTCACCGGGATCTTTAATAAAACCCTTAGTTGTTTATGCACCGGCGCTCAGCCGCGGGTATAGTTCGACAAGTATGTTTCCAAATTCACCAATCACTTTCTCTGGAAATTATCGTCCCAGCAACGCTTTAGGTTTTCAGTCAACTAGTGTTAGTATGGCGACGGCCATCACAGATTCATACAATGTGCCAGCTGTTTATCTGCTAAACAAAATTGGCGTTAAAACCGGTTATGAATATGCTAAAAAGTTTGGTTTGCCAGTAACAAAGTCTGATGAAAATCTTTCGTTAGCCTTGGGTGGTATGAAAAGCGGTGTTTCCCCGCAAGAAATGGCGCAAGCCTATACTACTTTTGCTAACAGCGGTAAGATGTCGACGGCCCACTATATTACAAAAATCGTTGATGCAACTGGACATGTGGTCGTTAGTCGACCAAATATATCTCAAAAACAGGTTATTTCCAAAACAGTTGCAACACAAATGACGAACATGATGTTTGGTGTTTATGAGGATGGTACTGGTGCCGCCGCGGCACCTTATGGATATAAAGTGGCTGGCAAGACCGGCACGACAGAAGATGTGGATAATCCTGGTATTCTCTATGCCTCTAAAGACTTGTGGGCTGCTGCCTATACTCCGGATTTAGTTGTTGTTTCTTGGCAGGGTTATGATGTTTCAACATCTGGGAAAACACTGCCAACATACATTAGCCAGTCGCTTGGACCGCTATTTAAAATTCAGGCAGAACAGCTGATTGCTAATTCTGCTCAAAGCTCATTTAGCAGCAGCACTTCTGCAGCTTCTGCAACGAGTTGGCTTCATAAATGGCAGCAATTTTTTACAGGCATTGGTCAAAGTGGACAAAAAATCGGTCAGCAGTTATCTGGAGCTGGTCAAAAAATTTCTGATAGTTGGGATAATTTTTCGAAATTTATTCAAGACCATTTAAATCAGTAATTCAATGGATCCTTTGATAAGATTAAAAAGATAGGAGAAAACATGACAACATTATTTGATCAAGCAAAACTAATGGCTCGCGAGCTACAAGATAGTGACGAATATAAACAACTGACGGCTGCTTTGGCAAAAGTGAAAGCCGATCAGGCATCAAATGAGGCCTTTAGCGAATTTCAAAAAGCGCAACGCGAGATTCAAGAACTACAATCCAAAGGACAAGAGCCAAATCCAGATCAAATTTCGCGTTGGCAGACAACCGCTAAACAAGCGCAGCAGTTGGAACCGATCAAAGCGCTGAGTGTGATCGAACAAAATTTAAATAGCACGCTTAGCGAAGTCAATGAGATCATTACAGCGCCATTAAACGAGCTGTATTTACAAAAGTAAAAGAAAAACCTGTTTTGCCAGGTCTTTCACAATCGAGGAAAAATGAAATTTATTCACGCAGCAGATATTCATTTGGGAAACGCGATCAATGGTATCGACCGTAAAATTAATTTACCAGTTGAAATTAAAAAACAAATTAGTTTAGCGACTTTTGATGCCTTTGCTAATGTTATTAAACTTGCTATTGATCGACATGTTGATTTTATTTTGTTTCCCGGAGATCTTTTTGATTCAAGCCAGCAAAGCGCTTATCTCTATAATTTTTTGAATTTGCAGTTCCAAAAATTGAAAGATGCTGGTATTGAGGCATTCATTTCTTTTGGCAATCATGATTTTCAATCTGATGCCGAAAAGGATTTATTGTGGCCTGATAACATTCATGTTTTTCCTAAGGGCGAAGCTAAAGTTTTTTATCATGAATCTTGGGATGGCAAACGTATTGCCATTACTGGAACTAGCTTTGCTGTACGCAATCCACGTGAAAGTTTAGTGAAACTTTATCCGAATCGCGATCAGTCGGTAAAATATGAGATCGGCATGTATCATGGCAATCTTGGCGACACGAAAGGGAATGGCTATGCGCCTTTTTCTGTCCCTGAATTACAGGCTTTGAATTATGATTATTGGGCTTTAGGCCATATTCACGTTCGCCAGCTTTTGTCTAAGGACCCCGCCATTGTCTACTCAGGGGATCCGCAAGGACTTGATTTAACTGAAACGGGTGAAAAGGGTATTTATCTTATTTCCGATGAAAATCAAGAGCGGGGTCTCAGTGCAGAATTTCTTCCTACCAGCAGTTTTATTTTTGATCACTTATCGTTGTCAATTGAAGACTCAGCAGAAGTATCTAAAATTTTCGAGTTGATTATTGATTATTTAAAGCAGAGAAACAGTCAGAAGCTAACACTTAATACATTAGAAATTAAGTTTTCGCTGCCGATCTCGCAAAAAATCCGCGAACAATTGTCTGATGCCAGTTTTTTGGATCTGATCAACGCAAAAACAGCTGCTGCTAAACAATTGCTGATCAGAATTAATCTGATCACGGATGAGAAAAAGTCTAGTTTTAGCCAGTTGGATGAACGCTATTGGCAGTTAGCTAAAGAAGAAGTTTTCAAAAGCGATACTTTTAATCAGGCACTGGGCAAAAACTTCCGTTCGAACGAACAATTCGTCATCAAGCATTTTACCAATTCAGATGTGCAAGCACAGATCATGAAAAAAGCGGAAGAATTGATTTCAGAAAGGATAAATTGATGGAAATTAAGAAAATCCACATTACGGGTTTTGGCAAGTTTTCAAATTTTGACCTTGATTTGCAAAACGATCTTCAAGTGATCTATGGCCAAAACGAGACCGGCAAGTCCACTCTGCGTCAGTTTATTACGGGCATTCTTTTTGGATTTGCTCAAAACAAAAAACAAAGCAATAATTTGTATGAACCGCATGATGGCTCACAATACGGCGGCAGCCTAGTTCTAGAAAAAGATGGTCATCTTTGGACGATTTCGCGTACGGGCCGGACTCAATCTGAATTAGCAATTAATGATGAGCAGGCGCAGCAGGTTGCCAATCCGGAAGTCTTTTTGAATCAATTATTAGCACCGTTTACGCAAGATAGTTTCGAAAATATTTTTTCATTTGATCAAGAACAGTTGAATGAAATCCGTAGTTTATCAGGTAAAGAACTTTCTGATCGTTTATTGCGTTTTTCGGCAGTTGATGCTGATCACTGGCAGTCTTTAAGCAAAAACTTAGACAAAAATGCCAGCGATATGTTTGGACTGACGAAAACTGCCAAACGGCCAATTAACCAATTAATCGCTGAGCATGAACAGCTTGCCCATGAATTAACTGTCATGGGTAGTGAATTAGCTCATTATCGTCATAATATGGATCAGCGGACACAGGCACTCAAACAGATCAATGACTTGAAAAATCAGCTAAATGATTTGGACAGTCGGATTCAGTCTTTTACTAAGTTAGTTGAGCTTGCAGGACTTTTCAATCAAAAAAAAGAGTTATTGCAGCCGCTCATAAATGGCCAATTTTCTAAACAGCAGATTGCTGTTTTAACGGATGATTTAGAACAAAGGGTTGAAAAACTGCAGAGTCAGATCAAGGGTGTTTACCTAGAAAAAGCCGAAGATAAATCAACGGTCATCGCCGAAAATCCTTTGCTGACGATCTACAAAAATAATCGAACACAGCTTGATCTGTTGGAGAAGTCAATTCCTAGCCTAATTGCCGAGAATAATCTTTTCGATCAAACGGATAACCAGGTCAAAAATTTATCCGACCGCTTGAATCACCTCAATAAAAGCTTAAAAGATAAATTCGGTGGTCAGATCCCTAAAGTGCTGCCGCAGAATGCGAATATCCATGCGCGCAGATCAATTACGACCTTTTTTGTGATCGGTGTCATTTTGGCTTTGGCTGGTATTGCGGGTATTGCAAAAGGATTTTTAACACCAGAATTTCCATATCCTTTCTGGTTTTGCGGCGCCGGTGCGCTTATTTTGGGTTTGCTACTGGCCTTTTTCGAACATCCAAGAAAAGGATCATCTAATTTAGACAAATATCAATATCCAGCCGGTATCAGTCTGACAACGGTCCTTGATTCACAAAATGATTTATATGAATATGAACAAAAAATTCAACAATTCAATGAATTAGAAAAACAAAAACAATCTCATGTTTCAAAAATAAATTCAATTCTGCAATTAGCAAGTTCTTTAAAAAAATATTTGCCATCTTCGAACCAAGCCCACGATGCTTTTATTGATCAGATCCAAGTGCTTTTGAACGAAATAAAAGATGAAAGACAATCAGCTGTGCTTTCACAGGAACAAAGAAAATTGTCAGACAATAATCGTCAGCAGCAGATGAATCATCTTAATCAGTTAAAAGCTGATCAACAACAGATTTTCAATCTTTTAGCTGTTGCGGATTACAAAAATTTTCAGGCATTGCAAGCTGAAAAAATGGCTAGTAAACAGCGCGAAAACAAACTTGATAATATTAAGCAGCTTTTGACCCCCGCTCAAGAAGCACAAATTCAGCAGCTGGGCGGCATTGCTGCTATTTCCAGCAAAATACAACAACTGCAATCTCAAAAGGAAGATATAAATCAAACTATCGAAGACCATAATCAGCTGCTGCTGACTATCAATGCTGCCTTACTAAATGATAGTACGGATACAGACTATCAGAATAAATTACAGCAAAAATCCGATCTTGAGACTGAGATCAACAACAGTTTGACTGATTATTTTGCTAATAAACTGGCTGCCAGTTGGATCAATGAGAGTCTCTATCAGATCAGCTATGAACGTATGCCAATGATCAAGACGAAGGCTGAGAAGTACTTTACCCAATTAACCGCTAATAAGTATCGGCAAATTATTTTTGATGATCGTTCGCTGTCGGTCGTTGATGATCTGGGTGAACATTATTACAGCTATGAACTTTCAAAGGGCAGTTCTGAACAGCTTTATGTTGCTCTAAGATTGGCTTTTGCTGAATCAGTCGCTAGTGAAAATCCACTGCCGTTTTTAATTGATGATAGTTTTGTTAATTTTGATGCTAAACGCAAAAATGTGATGGACCAGCTGCTAAATCATTTGGCTACTGACTATCAAGTTATTTATTTCACGGCTAATCAGGACCAAAATTTCTCTGAAAGGAATATCATTAACTTAGGAGAAGCTTGAGATGCTTAGCGATCATAAAAAAGGCGAAACATATAGCATTTATCTTTTAATTAAAGCTGCTGAAAAAAGGACAACCAGCAAGGGTTCGCCTTATATTCGTTTGACCCTAACTGATCGTTCGGGAGAAATCCAAGCTAATCTTTGGGATGCAAGTGATCAAGATGTCGAAAAGTATATTGCCGGCAGAGTTGCTTATTTAACCGTTCTCCAAGATGAGTATCAGTCGAAGGCGCAATTGAAGATTCAGGAAATCCGCTTAGCTAATGACAGTGAACCAGGTGATCCGTCACTTTATGAGATTAGTTCTCCGATTTCCAAAAAAGACTTGCAATCACAAGTCAGCGATCTTTTGTTTCAGATTACAAACCCTACTTGGAATCGAATTGTCCGCAATGTTTTAAATAAATATGCTGATAAATATTATGATTATCCAGCGGCTGAAAAATTGCATCATGCTTATCGCGGCGGCTTGGCTTTTCATTCTCTTTCTATTGCGAAATTAGCGATCAAAGTGGCAGAGCTGTACCCTCAGATCAATCTTTCTCTGCTGTTGTCTGGGGCTCTGCTGCACGATATTGGCAAAACAGTTGAATTGTCTGGACCGGTTGGCACTGAATATACAAATGAAGGACAGCTATTAGGCCATATTGTGATCGGCGATGAGATTCTTGTTGAATCAGCTGAAGAATTAGGTTTTGATTTGCATTCCGAAGATATGCTGCTGCTAAGGCACCTTATCATTAGCCACCATAATAAGCTTGAGTTTGGTTCGCCGATCCCTCCTCGAGAACTTGAGGCGTATGTACTGTCCAAATTGGATGATCTCGATGCTCATATTCAGATGATCACGGCTGCTTTAAATAAGACTGAGAGGGGCCATTTTTCTGAAAAAATCTTTGGTGCAGATAATCAGCCCTACTATCGTTCGAACGCTGATTTACCGCAAAACCACGACTAAAGTCTTGATTGCAGACAAATTGACTCGCGTATTGCTACAATAAAACTCAATGAGAGGGATTTATAAACCAACTTATCGTGTCAAACGTGTTTGGGGAATCAGTGCACAGGCACTGAAGGATCGCGGAATCACAACTGTTTTAGCAGATTTAGATAATACCTTGGTTGCTTGGAACAGGCCAGAAGGCGATAAGGATTTTTTTGTTTGGCATGAAAAATTATTAGATGCCAAAATTAATTTGATCGTCGTGTCGAATAATTCAACTAAGAGAGTGAAAAGAGCAGTTAAAGCACTCGGGGTTCCGTTTGAATCTTGGGCATTTAAACCTTTTCCACGCGGTATTAAGAAAACTTTACGGGATTTCGATTTGTCTAAGGATGAGGTCATCATGATCGGTGACCAAATTATGACTGATGTAGCTGCATCAAACCTGGCTGGCATTCGTAGTGTTTTAGTTCGGCCATTAACAGTTACGGATAGCCTGCCCACACGAATTAACCGGACTTTTGCTAAACTGATTACGAAAAATAATAAAGGAAAATGGGAGGATGATCTAGTTGACCCTAAATGATGATCAAGTCGCACAATTATTAAATGAGGGGATCACTTGTATTGGCTGCGGCGCACAATTTCAATCCGAAAAAGCAGGTGTTCCTGGATATTTAAATCAAAGTAAATTACATAATTATTTGGCATCATTGAATTCAATTGATGATCCGATCGAACTGTTGTGTGAACGTTGTTTCAAATTAAAGAATTATAATCAAATTGAGCCGGTAGCTTTTGATTCGGCCCACTTTCAGCAGATACTTTCTTCGATTGCGACAAAAAAAGCACTAGTACTTTACATAGTTGACCTGTTTGATGTTGCTGGTTCAATGATTGATGGTTTATCCCGTTTTATTGGTCAAAATCCTGTTGTCCTGATTGGAAATAAATTGGATGTACTTCCTAAATCAGTCAAAAAAAATAAACTGGCCAATTGGTTGAGAAAACAAGCAAAAGATCAGGGTGTTAAAGCTGTCAAAAGTGTTATTTTATCAGCTGATAAGGGCGATGCTGGACAAATTTTATTGGATGAAATTGCTGATTATGTTGATGACTATCCAGAAATTTTCGTGGTCGGCGTGACGAACGTTGGCAAATCAACTTTGATTAACCAAATCATCAAACAAGTATCTGGTAATGGGTCTGTGATCACGACATCCCGTTTTCCAGGAACGACTTTGGACAAAATAGAAATCCCTTTGACTGAGACGAGCAAAATTATTGACACCCCTGGTATTATTCACGCTTCGCAAATGACTCATTTTGTTGATTCCAAAGACTTTAAATATTTGTTACCGAATAAAGAAGTAAAAGCGAGAACTTTTCAGCTTATTTCTGGCCAATCAATTTTTCTTGGCGGCCTAGGCTGGATTGATTTTTTGAACAAACAAAAAATTTCTTTCACGGCCTATTTTGACAATAAATTAGACCTTCATCGAACTAAGTCGGAAAAAGCAGCTGTTTTTTTCAAGACACAGGCTGGCAAGATTATGCAGCCAGTTGTTTTACCCGGCAACGAGGAAATGCAATCAAAAGAAATCAAATTGTCGGCTGGACAAGATTTAGCAATTTCTGGACTTGGTTGGTTTACTTTCCATGATCCGGTCGTTATTTGCTTTCATTTCCAGAAAGGTTTGGCAATTTCTGTTCGGCAGGCAGAAATTTAGATAGAATAAGAACAATGGAAATATTATCAGGTAAACAAAAAAGATATTTACGTGCTCAAGGCAATCAATTACCAGCGATTTTTAGTATCGGCAAAAACGGCCTAACTAAGATCTGGCTGGGACAAGTGCTAGACGCCTTAAGAGTTCACGAATTAATCAAAGTCAGTCTGCAGCAGAGCAGCGGTGCAGATACGGATTCAGCCATAAACTTTATTCAGAAGAATTCACAAATTACGGTCGTACAGAAAATCGGTCACACACTGCTTTTATATTTACCAACGGCTAATCCCGATTATCAAAAAATTTCGATTGAGGTAAATGAACTTGCTAACTAGTTTTTCGTCATTGACAACATTTGTCGAGCCAAAAGCTGTATTAGCCAGTCGGAAAGAGAAACACCGAATCGGTATTTTTGGTGGTACTTTTAATCCGATTCACAATGGCCAATTGATCGCAGCGGAACAAGTTTGCAATCAATTAGGTTTGGATAAAATTTATTTTATGCCAGATGCTGTTCCCTTCGGCGGTACCCACGAAAATGCCGTAGAACCTTCAGAACGGGCGGAGATGATTCGTCTAGCAATTCGCGGTAATTCTAAGTTAGATATTGAATTAACACCGATTCATGATGGTGGTCAACAGTCGACTTATCACGTATTAAAGAAGATCGTTTCTGAGCACCCGGAAAACGATTATTATCTGATCCTAGGTGCTCACCTGGTGCGCCAGGTCGCAGCTTGGGATAACGCTGTTTCTTTAACTAAATTAGTTCATTTGGTTGCGATAGAAGAGCCTGGAGTTGCCCACGCATCTGATTTTGATGCGATTTGGGTCCATGTCAACTGGTTGAGTATTTCATCGTCTGATATTCGTTCTCATTTAAGGACACATCAATCGGTGCGATATTTAATTCCCGATGTCGTTGCTGCATATATTGCTGAATATGGTTTATACCAAGGGAGGTTTTTATAATGTCTTATCCAAAATATGATCATTTGTATCCAGAAGTTAAATCGGCTTTGTCGCGTGAACGTTTCGAACACGTCGTTCGCACCGGCGAATACGCTGTTCATTTGGCTGAGCTAAATCATTATGATCCAGATAAAGCGCAGGTTGCTGGTTTGATTCACGATTATGCCAAAGAACGTTCAACAGCTGAGTTTCTAGCGGAGATCGATAAAAAAGGCTTGGACCCGGATTTAAAAAATTGGGACATATCAATTTGGCATGGCATTGTAGGTGCTGAATTCGCGCATGATGAACTGGGAATTGATGATGAAGAAATTTTAAATGCGATGCGTCGCCATACGACTGCTGATGTTGATATGACGACTTTGGACAAGATCGTTTTTATGGCTGATTTTCTGGAACTAGGTCGGAATTTTTCCGATACGGATGTTGCCCGGGATGTGACTGACCAATCTTTAGATGCTGGTGTTGCTTGGCAGCTTGAATTTTCTGTAACTCGTCTGGTTCGAAATCATCGCGCGATTTATCCTAAAACAATTTACGCATATAATCACTGGGTCGGAGGAAAATGAATGGACAGTAAAGAACTATTAGAAAGAATTGTCAAAGCAGCCGATAGCAAAAAGGCCGAACAACTGGTTGCTTTGGATATTCAAGAATTATCGATTATTTCTGACTATTTTTTAATTGCTAGTGCTGATACGGGTCGCCAAGTACAGGCGATCGGCAATGAAATTATCGATGAATTAAACCGCCAGGGCGTTGCACCGCTTCGAGTTGAAGGATTAGCTGAGGCTGATTGGGTATTGCTTGATTATGGTGATGTTGTTGTTCATCTTTTTAAAACCGAATCGCGAAGTTATTACAAACTTGAACATTTATGGCATGAAGCGAAAACGGTTGATGTTTCCAAGTGGGTCACGGTGGAATTGTAATTAATGGATTCTAATTATTCGATGTTTGCAAAATTGTATGATAGACTTTTCGACCTCGACCTTTATCGAGATTGGGATCATTTCGTGCAGGCAAATGTTGATTCTCGTGCATCAAAACGAGTATTGGACCTGGCTGGCGGTTCTGGCCGTTTGGCTGTGCTGCTCGCTAAACAAGGCTACCAGACAACTTTGTTAGACTTATCATCGGAAATGCTGAGTTTGGCTAATCAGCATGCTGAAGAGAATCACGTTAGGCTGGATTTGATTCAAGCGGACATGACGGATGATTGGCCCTTGGTAGATTCTTTTCCATTGATCACAAGCTTTGCAGATTCGCTGAATTATTTACCGGATCTGCAGACGTTGCAGCAGACATTAATACAGGTTTTTCATCATTTGAAAAAAGGTGGAAAATTCTTATTCGATGTGATCACACCCTATCAGGTCAAAGTCGGCTACGACAATTATATGTATAACAATGATGATGATCCGACACACATTTTTATGTGGACCAGTTTCCCTGGCGATGATGTGAATTCAGTTGATCATGATTTAAAGTTTTTTGTCTATGATGACCAATTAGATGCTTTTAAATTAGTCAGAGAAATTCATCACGAACAGACATATCCGATCAAGAAATACATAGCTATTTTAGAAAAAATAGGTTTTACGAATATTAAAGTCACAGCTGATTTCGGCAGGTCCCCAGTTAGCGATCAAACAACAAGAGCCTTTTTTTCGGTGGAAAAAGCATGAAAGCAGTCGGGCTCATAACTGAGTACAATCCCTTGCATAATGGTCATCTTTATCATTTGAAGCAGGCAGAAAAATCTACTGAGGCCGATATTGCTATTGTTATCATGTCGGGCAACTGGGTACAACGAGGTTTACCGGCGATTGCAGATAAATGGCAACGTGCACAAGCAGCTATAGACGCTGGCGCTGATTTGGTCTTTGAATTACCATTTTATTATGCTGCGCAGGCTGGCGATATTTTCGCTGATGGCGCTGTCAGACTGTTAGCGGATTTGCAAGCAGCTTCAATTGTCTGTGGATCTGAACATGCGGATACGGACTTTATTGATTTAGCTAAGCAGGCACCGGCAACCGATGGTGATATGACTTTTGATGTTAAAAATCAAACTTATGCCAGTAATTTTGCAGCAGCTTTGCAAGCGAAAACCGGCTTTCAGTTAGAAAATGCCAACGATATTTTGGCTTTCAGCTATGCGAAAGCAATTTTGAAACAGAAACTCCAAGGTCGTTTGCAGCTTTTGACGATCCCGCGTGTAGCAGCTGGTTACCATGATGACGTGTTGAATAATGGTAGAATTGCATCTGCGACCGCAATTCGCAAAGCTTTGGCAGATGAACAAGATATTAGTGCTTTTACGCCAATGAAAAATTTGAAATACACTGATTATGAAGAAAAGTTATTCGAACTTTTAAAATATCGTTTATCAACTGATGGACTAGGGCAGATACGCTCAGTTTACCAGGTAAATGAGGGCATGGAGTTTTTGATAAAGCAGGCTATTGAAAAAAATCCACTTAATTTTGCTGAATTTATTGCAATGATTAAGTCAAAACGTTATACTTTTGCCCGTCTGCATCGGGTGCTGGTCTACATATTATTGAATATCAAGGTTGATCAGATGAATTTGGCGATGCAGAATCCATATCATCGATTATTAGCTTTTACACAGGCTGGACGTGCTTACTTGCATGAGAAAAAAAAGCAGTTTCAATTGCCGATCATTAGTCATGTGGATCAGAAAATAGCGAATAAGAGTTTGAATATTGATTATAAAGCCGGTCTGGTTTATGACCAAATTATGGGCATTAAAGATGCACAGGATATTAAAAGGACGCCGATTCAAGCATGAAGTATTTAGTTCAACAATTACAAAAATATCAGCAGCAGCCGCTTGTTGTTGACGAACAGCTTGATCTTTCAGCGGCAGCGAAAGAAAATTTTTCTGATCGTTTGTTGGATTTAAAGGCCATTCATGCTACTGGCGAAATTAGTTATGAAAAAGGTGATCAGATCAAAGTTGATCTGTTACTGGTCGGGACAGCTGTTTTGCCATCGGCACGGAGTGCTAAAGCCGTCGATTATCCTTTTAAAGTTCAAATGAATGAGCTCTATGTTCAAGATGAGGCTTCGTTAAAAGCATTTGATCAGACTGAGCAAGTATTTTTGATTGAGAAAAATCAATTAGATTTAGATGCCGCGATCCTTGAAAACATCATTACGAATTTACCAATGACTGTTTATGCTGCTGACGAGTCAGCCGAACAGCCTTTATCAGGCGGTGGTTGGCAGTTGATCAGCGAAGAAGATTATGTAGAACCAGAGAGTCATACAGCACAGCAAGAGAATCAAAGTTTGGGAGATTTTTTCCCGGATAATTCAGATAATAACAAAGATAGGTAGAATAGTAGTTTATGAGTAAAGAAAAAGTTGGTGTATGGCAATCAATACGGCGATTGATTATCGTGGCCTTGATTGCATTAGAAATCTTATTAATGACAGGCGGGTATACAAAGACAGGTCGGACTTGGCTTTGGATCAGCAAATATATGGTTGATTTTATGCAATGGAT is part of the Oenococcus sicerae genome and encodes:
- a CDS encoding nucleotidyltransferase, which produces MKAVGLITEYNPLHNGHLYHLKQAEKSTEADIAIVIMSGNWVQRGLPAIADKWQRAQAAIDAGADLVFELPFYYAAQAGDIFADGAVRLLADLQAASIVCGSEHADTDFIDLAKQAPATDGDMTFDVKNQTYASNFAAALQAKTGFQLENANDILAFSYAKAILKQKLQGRLQLLTIPRVAAGYHDDVLNNGRIASATAIRKALADEQDISAFTPMKNLKYTDYEEKLFELLKYRLSTDGLGQIRSVYQVNEGMEFLIKQAIEKNPLNFAEFIAMIKSKRYTFARLHRVLVYILLNIKVDQMNLAMQNPYHRLLAFTQAGRAYLHEKKKQFQLPIISHVDQKIANKSLNIDYKAGLVYDQIMGIKDAQDIKRTPIQA
- a CDS encoding class I SAM-dependent DNA methyltransferase, which gives rise to MDSNYSMFAKLYDRLFDLDLYRDWDHFVQANVDSRASKRVLDLAGGSGRLAVLLAKQGYQTTLLDLSSEMLSLANQHAEENHVRLDLIQADMTDDWPLVDSFPLITSFADSLNYLPDLQTLQQTLIQVFHHLKKGGKFLFDVITPYQVKVGYDNYMYNNDDDPTHIFMWTSFPGDDVNSVDHDLKFFVYDDQLDAFKLVREIHHEQTYPIKKYIAILEKIGFTNIKVTADFGRSPVSDQTTRAFFSVEKA
- a CDS encoding DUF177 domain-containing protein: MKYLVQQLQKYQQQPLVVDEQLDLSAAAKENFSDRLLDLKAIHATGEISYEKGDQIKVDLLLVGTAVLPSARSAKAVDYPFKVQMNELYVQDEASLKAFDQTEQVFLIEKNQLDLDAAILENIITNLPMTVYAADESAEQPLSGGGWQLISEEDYVEPESHTAQQENQSLGDFFPDNSDNNKDR